A single genomic interval of Vulpes lagopus strain Blue_001 chromosome 19, ASM1834538v1, whole genome shotgun sequence harbors:
- the TMPPE gene encoding transmembrane protein with metallophosphoesterase domain, whose product MATFRQLSLGAKAALAAGTIFVSMIVSRSYLAGSLELRAWRWLFRLQLALFANSLMLIGSLYIWRSAVGNLSHSPAAESAWFQLWKMAVMAFLALAHSSFFTMLFLVAEEPYLFSLAAYSCLGAYVIMVFFLCTLSGMEQAYQLLAWRSGRVVGSLDKTRKLAVRPALAVAVTTVLSVVGLLNAARPPAVKTVRVPIHQLPASMEGLKITLLSDIHLGPTVGRTKMEMFVRMVNRLEPDVTVIVGDLCDSEASVLRTAVAPLGQLHSRLGTYFVTGNHEYYTSDVSNWFALLESLNVRPLHNENVKISATGAQPGGGEGDDWICLAGVDDIEADILHYYGHGMDLVKALGGCSPHHTTILLAHQPLAAKRALQARPDINLILSGHTHAGQIFPLNVAAYLLNPFFAGLYQVAQTTFVYVSPGTAYYGIPMRLGSRAEITELILQRAP is encoded by the coding sequence ATGGCGACCTTCAGGCAGCTGTCCCTGGGTGCAAAGGCTGCCCTGGCTGCCGGCACCATCTTCGTGTCCATGATCGTGTCCCGCTCCTATCTGGCCGGGAGCCTTGAGCTCAGGGCCTGGCGTTGGCTGTTCCGCCTGCAGCTCGCCCTGTTTGCCAACTCACTCATGCTCATTGGCTCCCTCTACATCTGGCGTAGCGCAGTCGGCAACCTCAGCCACTCCCCAGCCGCAGAGTCCGCCTGGTTTCAGCTTTGGAAGATGGCTGTCATGGCATTTCTGGCCCTGGCCCATTCCAGTTTCTTCACCATGCTCTTTTTAGTGGCCGAGGAGCCATATCTCTTCTCCTTGGCAGCCTACTCCTGCCTTGGGGCATACGTCATCATGGTCTTCTTCCTCTGTACCCTCAGCGGCATGGAGCAGGCCTACCAGCTGTTGGCCTGGCGCAGCGGTAGGGTCGTGGGCAGCCTCGACAAGACAAGGAAGCTGGCAGTCCGGCCGGCCCTGGCAGTGGCAGTGACCACTGTGCTCAGTGTGGTTGGGCTCCTGAACGCTGCCCGGCCCCCGGCTGTGAAAACCGTGCGGGTGCCCATCCACCAGCTGCCTGCCTCCATGGAAGGCCTCAAGATCACGCTTCTCTCAGACATTCACTTGGGCCCCACGGTGGGCAGGACCAAGATGGAAATGTTCGTGAGGATGGTGAATAGGCTGGAACCAGACGTCACGGTGATCGTGGGTGACCTCTGTGATTCCGAAGCCTCTGTCCTCCGTACAGCCGTGGCTCCTTTGGGCCAGCTGCACTCCCGCCTCGGCACCTATTTCGTCACGGGGAATCACGAGTACTACACGTCAGATGTCAGCAACTGGTTTGCGCTGCTGGAATCCCTGAACGTCAGGCCACTGCACAACGAGAATGTGAAGATTTCAGCCACAGGGGCCCAACCCGGGGGTGGTGAGGGCGATGACTGGATCTGCTTGGCCGGGGTGGACGATATTGAGGCAGACATCCTGCACTACTACGGCCATGGCATGGACCTCGTCAAGGCCCTGGGAGGCTGCAGCCCACACCACACCACCATCTTGCTAGCGCACCAGCCCCTGGCTGCCAAGAGAGCCCTGCAGGCCCGGCCAGACATTAACCTGATTCTTTCTGGGCACACACATGCTGGGCAAATCTTCCCCTTGAACGTGGCAGCCTATCTCTTGAACCCCTTCTTTGCTGGCCTCTACCAAGTGGCCCAGACTACATTTGTGTATGTCAGCCCAGGCACAGCCTACTATGGAATACCCATGAGATTGGGTAGCAGGGCAGAGATCACCGAGCTCATCCTGCAGCGGGCTCCTTGA